GGGTCGATCCTCGAAGGCCTCGACCGCCGCCTCGATCGCTTCGAGCACCCACGCGACCGCCTCGCGATCGTCGCCGTACACTTCGGTGTAGGCCTCCCAGAGCACGGGTAACTGGCGGTCGATCCGCTCGAGGACATCGTCCTGCCGGTCGGCGTAGCGATCCCGGAGAAACGACCGGAGCGTCTCGACGGGATCGTCCGGAGGCCAGCTTTCGACTGGCAACTCTCGATCGCTCGCGTTCATATACTACGCCTGTCGTCTGCCGGGGCAAAAACTCTTTACAACAGCTGTGGTTCGACATAGATAGCGGGAATCGACAGTACCCGCGGTCGTCTCGGAAATCGGTTTCATAGCCGAGTACGCTTCGGGAATCAAAAACATACAACTGATGTTGTAAATCGGTATAATTTAGACCCACGCGATCAATGTGTGTGAATATGAGCCGAACGGCAGACTGGTACGAAGACGCGATCATCTATACGTTAGACGTCAAGACGTTCAACGACAGCGACGGCGACGGGTGGGGTGATTTCCAGGGGTTGATCGACCGGCTCGGCTATCTGGACGAACTCGGCGTCGACTGTGTCTGGGTCCGGCCGTTCTTCCCGAGTCCACTCCGGGACAACGGGTACGACGTCGCAGATTACTACGGCGTCGACTCGCGACTCGGGACGCTCGGGGATGTCCGGGAGTTCGTCGAGCGCGCCCACGACCGCGGCATCCGCGTCCTGACGGACATGGTGTTCAACCACACGTCGTCCGACCACGAGTGGTTCCAGCGCGCTCGCCGGGACCCCCACTCGAAGTACCACGACTACTATCTCTGGAGCGAGTATCCCGACGAGGCCTTCTCTCATCCCAACATCTTCCCCGACCGCGAGGACGGTGTCTGGAGCTACGACGAAGTCGCCGACAAGCACTACTACCACCAGTTCTACAACCACCAGCCCGACCTCAACATCGCGAACCCGGCCGTCCGCGAGGAGATCTACGACGTCCTCCGGTTCTGGCTCGACATCGGCGTCGACGGTTTTCGAATCGACGCGGCCCATCCGATGCTCCACCCGAAGGGGCACAACGCGATCACGCCCGACCTCGGGATGGATCTCTTCCGAGAGATGAAAGCGGTCGTCCGCGAGAAGAAAGACGACGCCATCTTGCTCGCGGAAGCCGACGATCAGCCCGACGACCTGGGCGACTACTTCGCGGGCGGGGAGGGTTTCGACATGCTGTTCGACTTCGTCACCAACCAGCACCTCGTCTACGCCATCGCCGTCAAGGACATGTGGCCGCTCTATCGTTCCAACGAGATTCTGCCTGACGTCTCGGGCGTCGGCCACTGGGCGAATTTCCTCCGGAATCACGACGAGTTCAACCTCCTGAAACTGCCCTCCGAGACGTTCGATCACGCCCGGGAGTTCTTCGGCGACGACGAGGGCGACTCCTGGATCTTCGGGCGTGGCCACCGGCTCCGGCTGGCCGATCTCTACGCCCACGACCACGACCGGATCGCGATGGCCCACAGCCTCATGTTCTCGATCCGCGGCTCGCCCGTGATCCTCTCCGGCGACGAGATCGGCATGGGATCGGATCTCGATCTGCCCGAGCGTGAATCTGTCCGGACGCCGATGCAGTGGTCGGCCAACGAAAACGGCGGCTTCTCGACGGCCGCGCCCGACGAGTGCTACAATCCCGCCATCGACGACGAGGAGTACGGCTTCGAGACGATCAACGTCGCCGACCAGTTGAACGACCCCGACTCGCTGCTCGAACGGATCAAACGGCTCATCGACGCCCGGACGATGTGTCCCGAGATCGGCCACGGCGACTACCACATCGTCGACGTCGATCCCAAGGAGGTGTTCGTCCACCG
The Halapricum salinum genome window above contains:
- a CDS encoding alpha-amylase family protein, whose product is MSRTADWYEDAIIYTLDVKTFNDSDGDGWGDFQGLIDRLGYLDELGVDCVWVRPFFPSPLRDNGYDVADYYGVDSRLGTLGDVREFVERAHDRGIRVLTDMVFNHTSSDHEWFQRARRDPHSKYHDYYLWSEYPDEAFSHPNIFPDREDGVWSYDEVADKHYYHQFYNHQPDLNIANPAVREEIYDVLRFWLDIGVDGFRIDAAHPMLHPKGHNAITPDLGMDLFREMKAVVREKKDDAILLAEADDQPDDLGDYFAGGEGFDMLFDFVTNQHLVYAIAVKDMWPLYRSNEILPDVSGVGHWANFLRNHDEFNLLKLPSETFDHAREFFGDDEGDSWIFGRGHRLRLADLYAHDHDRIAMAHSLMFSIRGSPVILSGDEIGMGSDLDLPERESVRTPMQWSANENGGFSTAAPDECYNPAIDDEEYGFETINVADQLNDPDSLLERIKRLIDARTMCPEIGHGDYHIVDVDPKEVFVHRMDHRNTVLIAAHNSATDPRTVSCQFEVPDETAVDIVGPGEYEIEDGRITFELDACAYVWVRGDKRGERVPVGEP